The Apium graveolens cultivar Ventura chromosome 3, ASM990537v1, whole genome shotgun sequence sequence GTTAACCAGAAAATATAGGTCCTCAACTGGTAGGTTTTCTCTTTTATAAACCACTTTCTGCTCCTTTTGGAGCATCCGGTAAATGCCTTACAGCATTTGTCATTGATTCTCCTTGATTCCTTCGATACCCACTTTGACCTTATTCTTAATAGGTTTTTAATTGCCGGTAGCCAGCAGAAGTAGCTGTCAAGCTGATGACTGTTGTGCTAGTTTTTATCTAGATGTCCTGCTAGGGGTAATATGTTTAAATAAGAAGATTCATGACTCTTATCCACATTTTGTTTTTAAGAGGCTTTAAATATCAAATTTTCCCTACTTAATCATTGACAAAATATTCAACTTAAGATCAAGATATCATAATTAGCTTATTGTTCAAGATCAGTAGGAAATACAGAATATTTATAACAAATAACTTAATCAGTTAATCTGCATAGTCCATAACATAAGAAACACAATAACCCCTAGTGGCATGTATTGTGGTGTACTGATTGTGTGTAAAATGGGCACTGGTTATGATTTGGACATATTGTCCATATGCATCTCCGTGCAGTTTCATAATTATAAGAGGCTTCCTGTCACGCCTTCACCAGATCAAAAAACCTTGCATCCGGTAAATGCCTTGCAGCATTTGTCATTGGTTCTCCCTGCTTTCTCCACTCCTCATTTTGACCATTCTTGATAGTTTTCAATGCCTGACGGCCTGCAGAACTAGCTGTCAAGCTCATGACGTCTGTGTTAGATTTTATCTAGATGTCATGCTAGGGGAAATGTTTTAAACTAAGAATATTTATCACTCTTATCAACGTTTTGTTTTCTAGAAAATTTATTCGACTTAACATCAAGTAATCATGATTAGCGTATTGTTTAAAATTAGTACTGAAATactaaaaaattaattaatcTTCATAGTCCAGTTAATAATAAGATACACACTAACCCCAGCTGCATGTATGCTGGTGTAATGATTGTGTGCAAAAGGAACACTAGTTATGATTCGGACGGATAGTCCATAAGCATGCCCGTGAATCATCGTATAATAGAGTTCTTCTGTCCTGCACTCCTGCCTAAGCTAGATCAAGATTTAATAATATGTGGATCTATCACCTTGCTGAATCTTTTCTTTAGTTTTTAACTCTCGTTGTCTTTTTTTTCCACATTTATTCACAGGTTATTGTTTCTAGGATGAGATACATATCTTCACAAACAGAACGATCAGTTCGTTTTGTAGGCCTTTCAACAGCATTAGCAAATGCACAGTATGTTTTCTGCTTTTCTTGTATATACTTAGCTTTCAGAGCCCTCATGTTTTCTGATGCCTGCTTATTTCGCTACTATATGCTAGTAATGCTACTAGTTCATACTCCCTCAGTTCCATAATAGAAGTCACTTATGAGAGAATTTTTTTTCCCAAAATACGTTTCTATTTtcaattttcaaagcaaaaatgTGGACATTTTTCCTAAATTAACCTTTTTGAAAATTGTATAAGAATTAATGAGGTGTGAGTATGAGTCTAGAGTAGTTTATTATTTCTATAAAACAGATGCATTTATGATAGGTATAAAGTGGAAAAACATCAAATTAATGGTTTCTTAACATGCATAATTTTTCCAAAAGGGGCTGGTATTGTGAGACGGAGGGAGTAGTTCATAATATCTAATAATCCAATTTGTTGGTATATTAATTTCTGTGAAAGTGTTCCACACGTTGAGTGTAAGCACTTGGGTCAGCAATTAATTTCCCGATATTTCATATATTGTTGTTGATGTTCTAGTTTAGCTATCTAATTTTGTTGGTATTGTTGTTTAAAGATGTACAGTACATGAACGCTATTTTTTTGGTACTTAATTTTGTGTATGTGTGTTTTTATTTCTCAGCGATTTGTCCGACTGGCTTGGTGTGGGGGAAAATGGCTTATTTAATTTTAAGCCCAGCGTGAGGCCTGTGCCTCTTGAAGTTCATATCCAGGCAAGTGAAATAGGTTTTTGCAGTTAATTCATCTTTTCACCTTTGCTGTAGGCCTGCCTAACGATTTGCTTGTGGGATTCTGGCCATTAAAAGTTTGTGTTATGCCAGTTGGCTTTTGTGTCTGCATGCTTTTTCATTTGTGAAATTCTGGAATGCATCGAGCACTCTGTATTCTTAAAGAAATTTGTCCCCTTGTACAGTTGTAcctatcttttaaaaattataatgcTAATTTTGAGAGGCTATCAGTACAAGCTTGTCAGTTGAACGAATTTGAATAGGTCACTTGTTTAGAATTGAGTTTGCATGGTTTGTCGTTATAATATTTCTGGTGATTGCTGAGGTCGATATAGGCTTGAACTAATATTAGTACATCAATACTGAGCACATGTCTGTATCATATATATCACTTGTATTATCTGTTTGCTAAATAGATTTTTGTTTTTTAACAGGGATATCCTGGAAAGTTTTACTGTCCAAGGATGAATAGCATGAATAAACCTACATATGCAGCTATTAGTACTCATTCACCAACAAAACCGGTTCTAATCTTTGTGTCATCTCGCCGTCAAACAAGGCTTACTGCGCTCGATCTCATTCAGGTGTGTTTTCTAATTATAGGATGTAAATAATATTACAGTTTAGTGATTAATTATGGCTGTTTGTCATTACAGTTTGCAGCTTCAGATGAGCACCCACGGCAGTTCCTGAGCATGGCAGAAGAAGCGTTACAAATGATTCTTTCTCAGGTTGCTGATCAGAACTTAAGGCATACATTACAATTTGGCATTGGGTTGCATCATGCCGGGCTAAATGACAAAGACAGATCTCTGGTTGAAGAACTTTTTGTCAATAATAAGATTCAGGTAACTGGATTATAGTTGACATGTTTTATGCACAGAATAACACAATTTTATATTAAGTAGATTATTTttttagtttaaaattttaaatctGTGTCACATCAGGTACTGGTTTGCACCAGCACATTGGCTTGGGGAGTAAATCTTCCTGCACATTTGGTCATAATTAAGGTGAGCCTGACCTAAGTGTGGTTCTATCTGTTTAACTACATGCTTTCGGATACTGTTCTTCCCAGGAATGTCATAGTCATAAGCTTAAGCACttctttgaaatattttaaagTACTACTTCCCTCCCAGTATGCTTTTTATCTTATCCTTCTTGAGATGCCCCAACATAAATATCGTGTGACTACTTGGTAAAACCGTAAAACTTATTCTGTAAATGCTCTGTGAGATTTTTTTTCCGATTGTTTTCAGGTATTTTTTGGGTATTCTGGTCCCATCATATGATACCATTTAATCAATTGtgtttttaaaaattgtattagTGTCTTTTGTATGGATATCATAAATGCACCTCTCCCACTCGTTTATCTAGAGAGGGAGAGGGAGTGATTCATTTATATGGCGTTGTCAACGTCTTTTCGTTAGAAAAATGTCAAGCATCTTGGTCTCTGTGTTCTACTGATCTGTTTTACTGCTTCTTAGATTTGTATTATTCTAGCTCATCCATATGGACCATATATAATTTGGCGTGTCCCATTTGATAGGATAAGATAAGGCACTGCCTTAATCTCTAAGAAGCAAGGATACGGGTGCGGGGATGCGGGTGCGTAGTGCGGGGATACATGGATTCGGTAAATAAAATAATATGAGGATTCGGGTGCGGGGGGGGGGGGTACAGCacatatatttattataaatatatatttgatgTTATAAATGATGAGATCTATTAACAAAACTAATAGTTTTATGCAAATTgtatcaaatacatgatataagCATCTATAAAACAAGAATTTAAACTAAAATTACTTATATATGtagtataaatatttaaaaaatatgtaTTTTAGTTGAGAATTTTTAAGAATATTGAACATCGGAGTGTTCCCGAGAATCCGAGTATCCGATACGGGGGTGCGTGAGGATCGGAGTGTCACCAATGATGTTGACTTGGTCTTCTAAGCATATTAATCTAGGTCAAACTGCCCTTTTATTGTTGGCCAAATTCATAAAATTATTCATCGAAGAAGTTCCATTTTAAACAATTATTTTCACGTACAGTGCACAAGCTCTGGTGCATTTAAGTTTGGTACTGCACTGGCGCTTGTGTCGAGTTCTCTATGCTCTTCGTGCTATTGTTCATGATGTGTACAGTTGTAGAATCCTTGGCGGATATTGCATATTACTACTTGCTGCAAATGCAAAGTTTTAACTCACTACTTCCGGCCTTGATGTACCAATAATGTTTTACCATCGTCTTTTCTAATACAGGGCACAGAGTTTTATGATGCAAAAACCAAGCGATATGTTGATTTTCCTATCACAGATATATTGCAGATGATGGGTCGAGCAGGTCGCCCACAGTATGATCAGCATGGGAAAGCCGTCATTCTTGTTCATGAACCCAAAAAGAGCTTCTACAAGAAGGTAATGCATAAGTTAATGTACTTGAATATACATGCAAGTAATTTCCCAGTTTTATACTCTGTTATAGATAATATTTTGGTTTATGCAGTTCCTCTATGAGCCATTTCCAGTTGAGAGTAGTCTGAGAGAGCAGCTGCATGATCACATGAATGCAGAAATAGTTTCCGGGACAATATCCCATAAAGAAGATGCCGTGCACTATCTCACTTGGACTTACCTATTCCGTAGATTGGTACTGTTTTCTTGATCTCAATACAATTATTGTCTAGAGATTAGAGCATAATATGTCcgttttaataaattaaataggGAGAAGTAGCTCATAAGTCATATCTGATCATAGTATATTGCTACAAATATATGTCCTGGTTTGTATTAAAAAAGCTGCTATATGGATTCTTTGTGCACAAATATAAAGTTGTCATTTGACAATAAGTGGACTTTTCTTTTGTTGTACCCTGCATGGCTGTGCTGAATTGCTCTTACTCTTTTCTGAAATTGTTCATATCTATGTTACAGACGGTCAATCCTGCTTATTATGGCTTAGAGGGCACTGAACATGGAAGTTTGAGTTCGTACTTGTCAAGGTAAAACCCTATATTCCTTGTATTATGTAGTAGGACTGAAGTTTGTTATAATGTCCACTTCAATGTTTCTTGTTTTATCTTCTATACAGCCTAGTGCAAAACACATTTGAGGATTTGGAAGACGCCGGTTGCATCAAAATCACTGAAGATAGTGTGGTAACTACTATGCTAGGTTCCATGGCATCTCAATACTACCTTAAATATATGACAGTGTCAATGTTTGGTTCAAACATAGGTCCAGATACATCTTTAGAAGTACGTATAAAACTTTCTGCACACAATTTCCTTTTACCCTTCTCTTATATGTATTTACATATGCTTCATGCTCGCGAGGTGTGTTAAAATTGTTGTTTTGTCATAGGTTTTTCTTCTCATACTATCTGGTGCCTCGGAATACGATGAGCTTCCTGTGAGACATAATGAGGTATATCTGTACGTTGGTGTCCTGaaatgtaatatttttctgctacAAAAAgcttatatatgtgtgtgtgtgtgtgtcatatcTCCAGTGCCACACTCATgcaaaatcaaatttgttcttcgCTACCTGTGGTTTTGCAAGTAGTTCAGATTATTTGTTCGTTTATCTTTAGATTTTGTGTTGCTGTATATAGATTTTAGCATACCTGGACATAATTTAAAACAATTTAGAAGTTACAAGGCTCTATAAGGCTTTCTGAGTTACTAAGACTATAGTCAAATACTCTAGTGATTCCTTTACTTGATTTCGGTTGACTTTCTTTTCCAGCTGTACTAAGATATAATGATTTAAGCCGCTTAGGTCAAAAGACTATATTAGGTCAAAAGACTATCTCACAGCAAACGCTTTGTTGGTTTAAAATAGGAGAATATTTTATAATTGCATCATAGATTCGAATATTTATGTATTTATGTTCATGTGCTACATTAATCTTGCATAAATTGTAATGGTTTCTGTATGTTAAAAATGATATTGCAGTATTTTTTGTCTGTTTGATCTGAACATGTTTAATCTGTCTCACATTACTATCTCTTTGTCTTAGGAAAATTTTAATGAAGCATTGTCAGAGAAAGTTCCTTACGAGGTGGATCAGAATTCTTTGGATGACCCACATGTTAAAGCCAATTTACTTTTCCAGGTATCATAAATGAGTGCATTTTGGACTGACTTtaatttaatttcaattttttttttaactcACCTTTAATCTTTGTGTTATTTATTACCATGAATATGTGGTCAGGCACACTTTTCTCAATTGGAACTGCCGATTAGTGACTACATTACAGACTTAAAGTCTGTGTTGGATCAAAGTATACGTATCATTCGAGCCATGATAGATATTTGTGCCAATAGTGGATGGCTTTCAAGTACAATTACCTGTATGCGTCTTATGCAAATGGTCATGCAGGTATTCCTAATTGTCATTGCATACCAATCTTTGATGAATGTGGTGTATGCTTCTTATGCAAATGGTCATGCAGGTGTTTCTAATTGTAATTGCATACCAACCTTTGATGAATGTGGTGTATAGATAATGCTGGATATGGAAAGACTGAGTTTTCTGGTTATCATTTTGCATGTACTGATAGTTGTGACTTGTGATTTTGAGTTAATTTTATTTCTATAAGGAACTTGGAAATGGTCAATTGCAGGAAGTCAAATAATCACAAGTGTGTAGATAATGCTGGATATGGAAAGACTACGAGTTTTCTGGTTTTCATTTTGCATGTACTGATAGTTGAGATTTTAAGTATTTTTTTTCTTTAAGGAACCTGGAAATGGTCAATGGCAGGAAGTCATATAATCACACGTCCCTGCCTCCACTAGGCTCTTTAAGATATATATGGTTATTAACTGGAACATTTGAATTAAAATGTTATGTAATGCACATACATGTACTGTATGTGTAGATCTTCTCTTTCTTCATTGTTTTGGCGTGGCATGAACATCTCTTATGACTTCTTTCTCTTCAACATCtcttttgattctttttcttcCATGTCTTTTTTTTTCAATTCCTCTATCATTAGCCTATCATGCATATGTTGTTCCAATCATGATTTGAAACCGCCTTCCTGCGACAGTGCTCTGCGTTTCGACTACCTTTGAATTTGTACATCTGATATTTTATGAACGTGGATTTAACTCTTTCTTTACATTCTTTAATGATCATTTGTTACCTTGTCCTTGCGTACCAGGGTTTATGGTTTAACAGAGATTCTCATTTGTGGATGTTGCCGCATATGACTGACGATCTTCTCAATTTGCTACTCAAAAATAGCATCTCCACTGTGCAGCAACTACTGGTTCTTTCCAAGAACAATCTGCAATCTCTTGTTGGAAGTTTAACTGCATCAAGGTTATATCAGGTGGGAATAAATATTTACATTTTGGGTATCTAGCATGTACATGTAGTTGCTGACATCCGACTCTTTTGCATGTGATTGCATAAATTTTCACTTTCAGTTGTGGGGCCAAGCACGACAGTTGTAGTATGTTCATAGTGATAATATGAATTTTTCAATTTATATTGATATATTGCAAGGCAAATAATTGTAGTCCAAATGTTTTTGGTAAAGGTCAATCACGGAAATTTAAATACTCACATGCACATGACACTCTGAGCTTGAATCCTTAACCTCTTATTACCAATATTGCAACAAATTAGTTATTAGTGTCAAATATAAAAGGGGAAATGGGTGTGTAGTGGAGGCAACAAATTTAGTATAAAATTTATAAGGGGTGAAATGGCCAGGATCAAACTTCTGACACTGGGAGTAGATATCTACAAACTTCAATTAGTGAAGCTTCTGGCGTCTGGTACTTTTTGCCTTGATTGGGAACAACATTTTAATTTTGAGCATTTAGCAAAGCATGTCCAAGAGATCATTAAATTGTTTATCTTTGCATCTTCCTGGGTAAGAGACAGACGGTGATGCCCTTCACTTTTTGGTTTCAACCGATTCAGTATTATTTATGCGTTCTTTACATGTATACAGGATCTACAGAATTTCCCCAGTGTTCAAGTTAAGCTAAAGAGTCCAAGAAGAGAGCCTAACAGTGTAAGCTTACCTAGTCTGAACGTTAGACTGGAAAGAACAAACCTCCGCAACAAATCATCTCGAGCATTTACCCCTCGATTTCCAAAGGTAAAGATGATTCTCTTTGGTAAGTCATTTGTTTGCAATTATGGTTATGCTCATTATGTTGTTTTGCTTAGGTCAAAGAAGAAGCATGGTGGCTGATTCTTGGAAATACCTCAACCTCTGAATTATATGCTGTGAAACACGTTTCATTTTCTGACTGGTTGGTCACTCACATGAAGTTGCCATCAACTACATATACTCTCAAGGTCAGTACATATCTTTAAAGAAACAATGATGTATACACTTAATTGCCCCAGTTTTAATTTTTCTTAACATGTATTCCCGTTTTGTGCATGGATTGTCCTTTTTTTCACTTCGTCTCTCCTGTTTCTATATAGTTATAAGTTCACACATTCATAATAAAAGGGTAATAAGGCTAGTTTTTTGGCCATTTTAtgtttataaataattaaacagCAGTACAAACTTCTCGCCAAATTTCCAAACAAATTGATTGTAAAgatcattcttttggtttaatTCATCTTGCTTAACGTATTCTTTGAATATATTTTAGTAAGAAAACGTCTTACATGTATTTGTAAAAGTAATGTTATGTTACTAATTAATTACAATCCAAGTCCTTTATACAGAGAATTCGTGAACTTCTTACATTTATTTGTAATCCAAGTCCTTTATACAGAGAATTCGTGACTCGTCTTCAACTGGTTAAGTATGAAGGGCAGTTAGCAAGTCATGTTAGTCATTTCATTAAGTGGTACCTATAGTGCTTAAATATCTTCTATTTTTTTGCTAAGTAAACTCATGCACACTCAGAGGTCAAACCCTTGACCTCCAGAGGAGGCAAGAGCTCAATTAATGCACCGACCTTTTGTTGACTATAGTGCTTAAATATCATGTCATTGTGATTAAAGTGTGTTTTCTCAGTTTATTCAAGTTTCTTCACAGTTTACTGATTTAATacttttttttttcattttagGGAATGAAACTGATCCTGGTATCAGATTGCTATCTTGGGTTTGAACAAGAGTACTCAGTTGAAGATATAATTGAGTCTCAACAACTTGAACCAGGAAACTGATTTAAAATTTGGTGAATCTTGTCTTGGTTTAGGACCTCCCTTCCTCTCTGCTACAAGACGCCACTATATACTGGCTTTCGTCTCGGGCAATTACTGTGATCCAACTTTTGAGTACATACGGGTTACTTTTGTTGTACATACTAACGTTACATAATGTTTTTTCTCCTGACCAGGGAAGTGTAAATTACATATACTTAAATTAATGATTGAAAGTAATATATTTATCCACTGCTGCCCGAGTTTTTTCTATTATATCTAGATATCTAATCTTTTTTCTGTTTAAATTGACCTGAGGTAGGACTTTGTATTTAAATGTAAGCAAAAGATCAGTTATGTGGTCACAAGACTTAATTACTttgttatatatgtatatatatcacaCCATATGGTGCTTGCCCTCAGCTGCTTGTACATTTGGCAGCTCCACGAAATCTTTTGGCGTTTGTCTGCACTACTTGGATAATAACAAGTTTGAGTGCAAAGCAGATAAAGAATTTCCGACTTTATCCATGCATGAAGGAATACCATTACAACAAAGAGAGAATCCTGGTGATGAAACCAGAATGGTATAGTTTGGATAATAAGAAAAGCAACATCAAGCTTTGCCCCCCAACAATCATTTTACTATAACCAGATTGACAATCCATCATGGTGCGGGAGTCCACATTGTAAACATGTTTAACGTGTTTACTATATATTTGTAGCTCTGAAATGTAATATTTCAGAAAACTATCATTACTGTTAAACCTTCATCTAATATTTCCAAGCGAATAGATTTTATATTTTTCTTGAAGAAAATGGCAACACCGAGGGGACCCAGAGGTTTCGGCTACAATCGCAATCCTGCTGCCGTTTATGAAAAATTTACCCCCAGCTCCGAGTGGAAACAGGAGATAGAATGTGATATTCTGCTTATATTTCTCCCTGGTACGTAAATCAAATATATCGTGATGTCAATAAGGAAAATACAGATAGAAACACAATGCCCTGTATTTGTATTTAagtaattaaaattttaaatgtcATCCATCCCTTTAGAGTGTCCCAAACCTTGATTATGTGTAGTTCTCTCTGCCCTAATATTGAACTCTTAATAATGTCCTAAATTAGGATTATGATTTGAGATCTTCATTCAATGCCTGTTCACCTTTTTTTTGTTTTCCCACTTCACAGGGGCTTTAGTTATATAATTAACAGATATTTTTATTGACGTAGCAATGATAAAATTAAGTGGTTTGTTTACAGATTTTGTGAAACAGAATCTTAGGGTTACAACAGAACCAGGAAATATTGTTAGGGTCACAGGAGAACGTCAAGTTGGTGAGAAGGTGAGCCGTTTTCAAGAGGATTTTGAAATCCCAAGAAATTGTATCATAAAATCAATCCGTGCCAAATTTGAGGGTGGAATTTTAACCATTACATTTCCCCGAGTTGCCAATACTGCTGCTGCTGCTAAGACGACTGAGAAAGCTAAAGCAAGCCAGCCTAATTATCCAACATCACCACCTTCACAAAAACAAGACAAGAAAGAGCCAACTTCTCAAACAACTCAAGCAGCCAGTCCTGACATACCTGCATTGCCAACTCCGGTATTAAAGGAGCCAACTTCTCAAATAACTAAAGCAGCTATTCCTCATAACCCCGCATTACCAAGTCCCGAATTTAAAGAGCTTGAAAGAAGTAGATTCCAGACACCGAGTCCTCCAAAGCCTGCAAAGGCATCAAATTTCTCATCAAATACCCAAGCTGACTTACCAGAGGATCAGCCTAGAAAATTTATAGAATCCTCAAGGCCTCCACTTGTCGTTGACGATAAAACTCCTTTTCTGCCAACTTTGGCTGCCGGGAAAGCTACCATAAACGAAGAGGTTATCAAGGGAAAGAAGGATGTGAAGAAGAAAAAGACTGACAAGGAAGGTGAAATGTATCAAAATGGATTCGGAAAAAGAGGTGGCATTGAGAAGGTGGAGGAGGTGAGAGAACACAATGAGAATGCTGATAAAAAGATTGTTGAGAAAAGTGATGAAGTGGATTTGAAGCTAGTGATGAAGAGTCTTGGAAGGCGAATAAGTGAAGAAAAAGAATCGGTGGTGAATATGGGTGCTGCTGTTATGGTGATTGTGGGACTTGGTGCTTATGTTTACCACTCCTTCAGCTCTGCCAAATTACCAAATCGCTAGATTAATACATATTGTAATTGTATGTAAGTGTTCTTCTAATAAATGTGGATTAAATCAAGAATCTCCTATTCTCATGATGTACAGCTAGCAGATCAAAATGTATACAAGTCTTGTGTTAATTTGTGTAATTAACAAATGTACATGTATTTTCTTTCATTTGCTCCTACTATGTTAGCAGAAAACCTAGAAAAGAAAACAAGTTCAATTTAGATACGAGACATTGATTTTACCTTAAAATACAATCATAGTTTTGAATTTGACAGGGAACGATCATTGTTTTAATACGACCATAGATCATTGAATTTGAACTTTTGGTAAAGAAATTAGCCAAATTTCAATTACCACCAAAAACTAGAAATCTGAGGGGCATGTAATGTAATTATAAAGCCGATTAAATCATTTTATAGATTTGATTATGCTGTGAAAACATTTGCAGCACGCGGAGTCGTAAATTGAAGTATAAAAGATTTGGCAGCTTTGATGCATTTCATATTATCATGCAAGACAATTTATAATCCTACCAAGTGGGTTTAGAAGTATATGTTAACAGAAACATATATGACCTTCTGTTACAGACATTGATCCACTTGAAAATCAAGGACAAACTTTCAACTAGAGTCATTTGAAGTATGAGAAACCGCAGTCAAAAGTAAGCTAGTTTTTCTCTTGAGACTAGCTCCCAAGACTTCGTTCATGTCCAGATCTTCTGGTTTCAAACCATTCGGCAATTTCCAATCGAAATGATACAATAGCAGAGCAAGAGCTAACTCCATTGTGGCTACACCAAACGTGATGCCAGGGCATGATCTCCTACCTGCTCCAAACGGAATATAATTCATATTTGTGCCACTGTAATCAATACATTTCTTCTCAAATTTCTCGGGTTCAAAACTGTCGGGATTTGGCCAGTATTCAGGATCCCTATTGATTGCCCATGCATTCACAAAGAGTTTGCTTCCTACAGGAATAGTGTATCCTTCAACTTCACATTGTTGTCGGCATTCTCTAGGAAGTAACATAGGAGCTGGTGGATGTAGCCTCAGTGTTTCTTTTATTACAAGTTTTAGGTAAGTTAGATCTTGAAGATCAACTTCTTGTATTCTTGTCTTGCCCTTGAAGGCTTTTCTTACTTGGGCTTGTGCCTTCTCCATCACTTTAGGGTTTCTTACCAACTCGGACATAGCCCAGTCAAGTGTAGCCGCAGCAGTGTCAGTCCCAGCCGCAAGCATATCCTGCACATCACCACAAACATATTAATTGATTACAGGAAACGGAGAGAAAGAACCATTTTGTAATAGACTTTGTAGTGCTTAAACAGATTATCAATCACATTCAAAACGACTGTCATAAATTATTTAGATGAGTAGTTACAATAATGATGCCTTTGATGTCACTAGAGGTGATGGGGAACTGAAAGCTGCCTTCCTCTTGCAGTCTCAAAAGAACGTCAACCAAATCTTCGTCCCCGCCATCACTGTCCCGTTTCTCTTTATGCTCTTTAATGATGTTATAGAAAATTACATCAACCCGACTCCGAAGCTTGATCAGTTTAGATTTCAATCCACTAAAAGCATGAAGAAATTTATAAGAAGGAAACAAGTCGGCAATATCAAAGCCTCCTCCCGAAGCTGCCATCGATTCAATCAAGTGAACCAACTCATCTTGATACTTGCTTCTTTCTCCAATGGCCGCACGACATGCTAT is a genomic window containing:
- the LOC141713142 gene encoding uncharacterized protein LOC141713142, yielding MATPRGPRGFGYNRNPAAVYEKFTPSSEWKQEIECDILLIFLPDFVKQNLRVTTEPGNIVRVTGERQVGEKVSRFQEDFEIPRNCIIKSIRAKFEGGILTITFPRVANTAAAAKTTEKAKASQPNYPTSPPSQKQDKKEPTSQTTQAASPDIPALPTPVLKEPTSQITKAAIPHNPALPSPEFKELERSRFQTPSPPKPAKASNFSSNTQADLPEDQPRKFIESSRPPLVVDDKTPFLPTLAAGKATINEEVIKGKKDVKKKKTDKEGEMYQNGFGKRGGIEKVEEVREHNENADKKIVEKSDEVDLKLVMKSLGRRISEEKESVVNMGAAVMVIVGLGAYVYHSFSSAKLPNR
- the LOC141713141 gene encoding cytochrome P450 CYP71D313-like, which produces MLYIKLASFFLPSLALMDLQFPLYVLSFVLVLILIFFAKRSTNTTAPKLPPGPPKLPIIGNIHKLGGQVQHRVITDLSKKHGPIMHLQLAEISVIVVSSSSLANQVLKTHDLAFADRAQLQLSKIILEGCKDVAYSRYDDYWRQMKKICKVELLTVNKVLSFRAIREDEAWKLVESIEKTLDSPINLTYKFTSLSNSIACRAAIGERSKYQDELVHLIESMAASGGGFDIADLFPSYKFLHAFSGLKSKLIKLRSRVDVIFYNIIKEHKEKRDSDGGDEDLVDVLLRLQEEGSFQFPITSSDIKGIIIDMLAAGTDTAAATLDWAMSELVRNPKVMEKAQAQVRKAFKGKTRIQEVDLQDLTYLKLVIKETLRLHPPAPMLLPRECRQQCEVEGYTIPVGSKLFVNAWAINRDPEYWPNPDSFEPEKFEKKCIDYSGTNMNYIPFGAGRRSCPGITFGVATMELALALLLYHFDWKLPNGLKPEDLDMNEVLGASLKRKTSLLLTAVSHTSNDSS